A genomic region of Camelus ferus isolate YT-003-E chromosome 11, BCGSAC_Cfer_1.0, whole genome shotgun sequence contains the following coding sequences:
- the EEF1AKMT2 gene encoding EEF1A lysine methyltransferase 2 isoform X1 gives MSEGADHGGGAGAAAWSRGGSPGGDGFAPSALGTREHWDAVYERELQTFQEYGDTGEIWFGEESMARLIRWMQNHKIPLDASVLDIGTGNGVFLVELAKFGFSNIAGIDYSPSAIQLSGSIIEKEGLCNIKLKVEDFLNPSTELSGFHICIDKGTFDAISLNPDNAVEKRKQYVKSLSRVLKVKGFFLITSCNWTKEELLNEFSEGFELFEELPTPRFSFGGRSGNSVAALVFQKT, from the exons ATGAGCGAAGGCGCGGACCACGGCGGCGGAGCTGGGGCCGCGGCGTGGTCCCGAGGGGGCAGTCCCGGAGGGGATGGTTTCGCCCCGTCGGCGCTGGGGACCCGCGAGCA ttgGGATGCTGTCTATGAGAGAGAACTGCAAACCTTCCAAGAATATGGGGATACAGGAGAAATCTG GTTTGGAGAAGAGAGTATGGCTCGACTAATAAGGTGGATGCAAAATCACAAGATTCCATTGGATGCTTCAGTGCTTGATATTGGAACTGGAAATGGTGTTTTCCTGGTTGAACTT GCAAAATTTGGTTTCTCTAATATTGCTGGAATTGATTACTCTCCTTCTGCAATACAGCTCTCTGGGAGTATAATAGAGAAAGAAGGTTTATGTAACATTAAGTTGAAG GTAGAAGACTTTTTGAATCCTTCCACAGAGCTGTCTGGATTTCATATTTGTATTGACAAAGGGACTTTTGATGCCATAAGCCTTAATCCTGACAATGCAGTTGAGAAGAGGAAGCAGTATGTGAAATCTCTCTCCAGGGTGTTGAAAGTAAAAGGCTTTTTTCTAATAACCTCATGTAATTGGACCAAGGAAGAGTTGctaaatgaattcagtgaag GATTTGAACTCTTCGAAGAGCTGCCAACACCCAGGTTCAGCTTTGGGGGCAGATCTGGAAACAGTGTGGCGGCACTGGTTTTCCAAAAAACATGA
- the EEF1AKMT2 gene encoding EEF1A lysine methyltransferase 2 isoform X2, producing MLQCLILELEMVFSWLNLLAKFGFSNIAGIDYSPSAIQLSGSIIEKEGLCNIKLKVEDFLNPSTELSGFHICIDKGTFDAISLNPDNAVEKRKQYVKSLSRVLKVKGFFLITSCNWTKEELLNEFSEGFELFEELPTPRFSFGGRSGNSVAALVFQKT from the exons ATGCTTCAGTGCTTGATATTGGAACTGGAAATGGTGTTTTCCTGGTTGAACTTGTTG GCAAAATTTGGTTTCTCTAATATTGCTGGAATTGATTACTCTCCTTCTGCAATACAGCTCTCTGGGAGTATAATAGAGAAAGAAGGTTTATGTAACATTAAGTTGAAG GTAGAAGACTTTTTGAATCCTTCCACAGAGCTGTCTGGATTTCATATTTGTATTGACAAAGGGACTTTTGATGCCATAAGCCTTAATCCTGACAATGCAGTTGAGAAGAGGAAGCAGTATGTGAAATCTCTCTCCAGGGTGTTGAAAGTAAAAGGCTTTTTTCTAATAACCTCATGTAATTGGACCAAGGAAGAGTTGctaaatgaattcagtgaag GATTTGAACTCTTCGAAGAGCTGCCAACACCCAGGTTCAGCTTTGGGGGCAGATCTGGAAACAGTGTGGCGGCACTGGTTTTCCAAAAAACATGA